In Chloroflexota bacterium, a single window of DNA contains:
- a CDS encoding tetratricopeptide repeat protein — protein MLALIAAAVALGACFAPMRPAERTPAPTPAPSPTAAPPAPTPTPSPQALLDAARYAYQAGDWDRAVSLATQVRDRSPVLAPEARLLLAQGLIALGKPQEAAAALVEPEFADATAQARALSVLATAYRDAGDWARAIEYQTRLITATGVLSAWFHELNGDAYVQLGDPEQAIASYREAAAGDGQARVRLLEKIARVQLDAGLAADAVQTYDALLALASSPELAAKVHYLKGLALRDSDEKAALGEFRAATEASASARESYLALVELVQAGEAVDEFRRGLIDYQNGAYQAAAEAFGRALVSADASRRPDIGYYLGLARVALGDYDGALAALDEARAASKDAVFQAKVLMAQGRALEKAGKLPEARDAYRQAQEICPSCGTAPQALWRSAQAAVAQGDRATAAADYLWLQRLYPSDDGADNAMFQAALLYYQDRRFAEAQVVCEELLSRYPASDVASAARFWAAKAALMAGQPDLAEPHLRALAEGQVADYYALRATSILHAQDAILPPTGNLLLAADEASERAACLSWLIAWANHGEPYPFDRLPDDLAGDLDFRKGQAFAALGLMEEAAERFSAVRARWKDAPLALFQMAEYLRDAGLYRQSIACAERVIALSPSGTRSDVPRYLWRLAYPTYYAELILDHAARNGLDPLLVFAVVRQESRFDPVAGSWAGALGLMQVIPPTGEWIALQLGERGFRREDLLRPVVNVRFGAWYLARQMRDFGGDPLAALAAYNGGPGYARLWLSQMQDYDPDLFVETIPVAETQTYLKAILGQYAAYRSIYQPSRALIP, from the coding sequence GGCGGAGCGCACGCCCGCGCCCACGCCTGCTCCCTCGCCCACCGCCGCCCCGCCTGCGCCGACGCCCACCCCTTCGCCGCAGGCGCTGCTGGATGCGGCCAGGTACGCCTACCAGGCGGGCGACTGGGACCGGGCGGTGTCGCTGGCGACGCAGGTGCGCGATCGGTCGCCCGTCCTCGCCCCTGAGGCGCGCCTGCTCCTGGCGCAGGGCCTCATCGCGCTGGGCAAGCCCCAGGAGGCCGCCGCTGCCCTGGTCGAGCCGGAGTTCGCCGACGCGACGGCGCAGGCCAGGGCGCTGTCGGTTCTCGCCACGGCGTACCGAGATGCAGGCGACTGGGCGCGCGCCATTGAGTACCAGACACGACTTATCACCGCGACGGGGGTGCTGTCAGCATGGTTCCACGAACTCAACGGCGACGCCTACGTGCAGTTGGGCGATCCCGAGCAGGCCATCGCGTCCTATCGGGAAGCCGCCGCGGGAGACGGTCAAGCGCGGGTGCGCCTGCTGGAGAAGATTGCGCGCGTCCAACTGGATGCCGGGCTGGCGGCCGACGCGGTGCAGACCTACGACGCGCTGCTTGCCCTGGCCTCGTCGCCCGAACTGGCCGCGAAGGTCCACTACCTGAAGGGGCTGGCCCTGCGCGACAGCGACGAGAAGGCGGCTCTGGGCGAATTTCGGGCGGCCACAGAAGCGTCTGCGTCGGCGCGGGAATCGTATCTGGCGCTGGTGGAGTTGGTCCAGGCCGGCGAGGCGGTGGACGAGTTTCGGCGTGGCCTGATAGACTACCAGAACGGGGCCTATCAGGCGGCGGCCGAGGCTTTCGGGCGCGCGCTGGTTTCCGCCGATGCCTCCAGGCGGCCGGACATCGGGTACTACCTGGGCCTGGCGCGCGTGGCCCTGGGCGACTACGACGGCGCTCTGGCTGCGTTGGACGAGGCGCGGGCGGCCAGCAAGGATGCGGTGTTCCAGGCCAAAGTCCTCATGGCGCAGGGGCGGGCACTGGAGAAGGCCGGCAAACTGCCGGAGGCGCGCGACGCCTACCGGCAGGCGCAGGAGATTTGCCCGTCGTGCGGCACCGCGCCCCAGGCCCTGTGGCGCAGCGCCCAGGCCGCAGTTGCCCAGGGCGACCGTGCTACCGCCGCCGCGGATTACCTCTGGCTGCAACGCCTGTACCCGAGCGACGATGGCGCGGACAACGCCATGTTCCAGGCGGCGCTCCTCTACTATCAGGACAGGCGGTTCGCCGAGGCGCAGGTGGTGTGCGAGGAGTTGCTGAGCCGCTATCCCGCGTCGGACGTGGCCTCTGCGGCGCGCTTCTGGGCCGCGAAGGCGGCGCTGATGGCCGGCCAGCCCGACCTGGCCGAACCGCACCTGCGCGCCCTGGCCGAGGGCCAAGTCGCCGACTACTACGCCCTGCGCGCCACGAGCATACTCCACGCGCAGGATGCCATCCTCCCGCCGACCGGCAACCTGCTGCTGGCGGCCGACGAGGCATCCGAGCGCGCCGCGTGCCTCTCGTGGCTCATTGCCTGGGCGAATCACGGCGAGCCGTATCCGTTTGACCGCCTGCCGGACGACCTGGCGGGGGATTTGGATTTCCGCAAGGGCCAGGCTTTCGCGGCCCTCGGGCTGATGGAGGAAGCCGCGGAGCGATTCAGCGCCGTTCGCGCCCGCTGGAAGGACGCCCCCCTCGCGCTTTTCCAGATGGCCGAGTACCTGCGCGATGCGGGGCTATACCGGCAGTCCATCGCGTGCGCCGAGCGGGTGATCGCGCTGTCGCCGTCGGGGACACGCTCCGACGTACCGCGCTACCTGTGGCGCCTGGCCTACCCCACGTACTACGCCGAACTCATCCTGGATCACGCGGCCCGCAACGGTCTGGACCCGCTATTGGTCTTCGCAGTTGTGCGTCAGGAGAGCCGCTTTGACCCTGTCGCCGGCTCCTGGGCGGGGGCGTTGGGGCTGATGCAGGTGATCCCACCAACGGGCGAGTGGATCGCGCTCCAATTGGGCGAGCGGGGCTTTCGGCGAGAGGATTTGCTGCGCCCGGTGGTCAACGTCCGCTTCGGCGCGTGGTACCTGGCCCGCCAGATGCGCGACTTCGGGGGCGACCCGCTGGCGGCGCTGGCGGCCTACAACGGCGGCCCCGGCTACGCCCGCCTTTGGCTATCGCAGATGCAGGACTACGACCCCGACCTGTTCGTGGAGACCATCCCCGTCGCCGAGACGCAAACGTACCTCAAGGCCATCCTGGGCCAGTACGCGGCTTACCGCTCCATCTACCAGCCGAGCCGCGCGCTCATTCCCTAG